One genomic segment of Stigmatopora argus isolate UIUO_Sarg chromosome 1, RoL_Sarg_1.0, whole genome shotgun sequence includes these proteins:
- the casz1 gene encoding zinc finger protein castor homolog 1 isoform X1, with amino-acid sequence MPCFVERILPGQEGEVRQSAEGGLLPAERSLCTETTSGKPKMAAKRKGGLKLNAICAKLSRQVVFDGSSQNAEGDQSVAENSERGSSHYDDNEANFCESLSLSQSLEEDQKRREAIEKWVNGEYGDELPAPDGADEHERDLLDGDDEGAPPEGVYMVQPKGCSDDEDNDGEEVEPSQDGSYHDDKDADDGPSKPDSYVPPSQAPSRQAPFSSPGEASALRDYAANTMNEFLGMFGYDDHHMRDELSKKLCFEKLKAATSDAPSLSSEEASRRARFSKYEEYIRKLKAGEALPWPMHASPPKPDDLNSKMSREKSPTILQTPGVLPSAEAQIFPTSLDHKQQGGAALAATQPSNPTHLQNMASRASKYDFFIQKLKLGESIQPNGNAFKRPSKYDLDNVKFLNLFKPGDGSPDMGGAIAFKTGKGGRPSKYDIRTIQKLMPGNPDGSLMPNILATAPGNPGAPGVPTIGTASASIAPGLTVDQTGHISFTTSDYLKSSFSKTDSITTGTVSSVNYCVSKEQLDAPVSSHTLDCYSESVCPTKRNGLPPDKPATDDVNLYQKYIARFSGSQHCGHVHCAYQYREHYHCMDPECNYQRFTSKQDVIRHYNMHKKRDNSLQHGFMRFSPLDDCSVYYHGCHLNGKSTHYHCMQVGCSKVYTSTSDVMTHENFHKKNAQLINDGFQRFRATEDCGTVGCQFYGQKTTHFHCRRPGCTFTFKNKCDIEKHKSYHIKDDAYAKDGFKKFYKYEECKYEGCVYSKATNHFHCIRSGCGFTFTSTSQMTSHKRKHERRHIRSSGVMGLSSTFLAPKDEQEESSNDDLMDFSAISSKNSSLSASPTTQQSTTVSHLMATPTTAVSSSSSVGLNLKPTPSLPNVGQRMSNLLSQALPSNMPVALSLSNSTMAASSPFYPLIPRLPLQPPPHAAGLLSAVSSGAHSMPTNSLTQGCSTAGSDGAMASTPTSFSSSSIMEKISASKGLISPMMARLAAAALKPANGPDAGSGQPVSVSHFNLAQVKQEPTEATSGASQESTQEHSLDLSKKDNSNESNGHAVPGNASLLSSLMNKMSQVNPALFNAMHLKTEMEASDTTEAAQYLTQALKRPPADKPSEIWRTYLRRFDTDDFCEAQCDFLQKVHFHCLVEDCGALFSTVDGAIKHANFHLRATLKVKSEPPFSEGKASGEGVPLRPAAPVSMANNPSVDVAHLPSSGGYNSPPPSLLAWKQLTGSIPQMPASMPNLPANSPLATTSLENAKPQVKPGFLQFQENDPCLATDCKYSNKFHFHCLFGNCKYVCKTSGKAESHCLDHINPNNNLVNVRDQFSYYSLQCLCPNQHCEFRMRGHYHCLRPGCYFVTNITTKLPWHVKKHEKAERRAANGFKYFTKREECGRLGCKYNQVNSHFHCIREGCLFSFLLKHQMTSHARKHMRRMLGKNFDRVPSQVIPLSQRSDEMHHGSCMVSGAMTAHSDIYSSGTVDEGDDYVDYMGGGGSPLGISSESSNQDRSCTSTPVGNDGSPVGQGCPTTTTSAPTTPADTSQTVPPSSPPPAPLPPPPLPPAPSVPQAGLPAQATSLSPALLRPPLPSLPYLLSPSCLSYSLLSASLGATLSVVMPTNTPAYSPIIATPSPVKNDVPIVQDAAGNTISIPTAAGAKKRFWIIEDMSPFGKRRKTASSRKMLDEGMMLEGFRRYDLYENCKDSGCQFSLKVTHYHCTRENCGYKFCGRTHMYKHAQHHDRVDNLVLDDFKRFKSTLSCNFLDCQFSGNSTHFHCLRCGFRCTDSTKVTAHRKHHGKQDVISAAGFCQFSSSVDCEIPDCKYKLKCSHFHCTFPECKHTVVGMSQMDSHKRKHEKQERGELPSVSPKPDAVPHLASSAGAQASLALNASRGLTRPGSNSMVPYSTGGGGSEYHHPYRPSSINLDGSLNLGTDTASSLFFLKNATGLGLNDSLDLSKKIHQEAIRRTPGHSTSLGMLASHDDTTGTSGEAEEEDEEDEDEDDDDDAEEELNTDSNDDSVAEPEEEKDNGESYGASVNHIDASQLNRQDGNP; translated from the exons CTGAAAGAAGTTTATGCACTGAAACGACCTCAGGAaaacccaagatggccgccaaaaGGAAAGGTGGCCTAAAGCTCAATGCTATCTGTGCCAAACTGAGCCGCCAGGTGGTGTTCGACGGCAGCTCGCAAAACGCAGAGGGAGACCAGAGCGTAGCTGAAAACAGCGAACGGGGAAGTTCCCACTACGATGACAATGAGGCCAACTTCTGCGAGAGCCTGAGCCTGAGTCAGAGCCTAGAGGAAGACCAGAAGAGACGCGAGGCCATCGAGAAGTGGGTGAACGGCGAGTACGGGGACGAGCTTCCGGCGCCAGACGGCGCCGACGAGCACGAGCGTGACCTCCTGGATGGCGACGATGAAGGCGCACCTCCCGAAGGCGTCTACATGGTCCAGCCCAAAGGTTGCAGTGACGACGAGGACAACGATGGCGAGGAAGTGGAGCCATCTCAGGATGGCAGTTACCACGACGACAAAGATGCTGACGACGGGCCTTCTAAGCCTGACTCATACGTCCCTCCGAGCCAGGCCCCAAGTCGCCAAGCACCTTTCTCCTCTCCAG GAGAAGCATCTGCTCTCCGAGACTATGCAGCCAACACAATGAATGAGTTTTTGGGAATGTTTGGCTATGACGACCATCATATGCGCGATGAACTAAGCAAGAAGCTCTGCTTTGAGAAGCTCAAGGCTGCTACCTCAGACGCTCCATCCCTCAGCAGCGAAGAGGCCTCTCGGCGAGCCCGCTTCTCCAAGTATGAAGAGTACATCCGAAAGCTAAAAGCTGGTGAAGCCCTTCCTTGGCCCATGCATGCATCCCCACCCAAACCAGATGACCTCAACTCCAAAATGTCCCGAGAAAAAAGTCCAACCATTCTCCAGACCCCCGGGGTTCTCCCTTCGGCTGAGGCTCAGATCTTCCCCACTAGCTTGGATCACAAGCAGCAAGGTGGAGCAGCATTGGCTGCTACACAGCCATCTAATCCCACTCACCTGCAGAACATGGCCTCCCGGGCCTCTAAGTATGACTTCTTCATTCAGAAACTAAAACTGGGTGAGAGTATACAGCCTAATGGTAATGCTTTTAAACGACCATCCAAGTATGACCTGGACAACGTCAAGTTTCTGAATCTTTTCAAACCCGGTGACGGCAGCCCCGACATGGGCGGGGCCATTGCCTTTAAGACCGGGAAAGGTGGTCGCCCTTCCAAATACGACATCAGAACAATCCAGAAGCTTATGCCAGGAAATCCTGATGGTTCACTAATGCCCAACATACTCGCAACTGCTCCAGGGAACCCTGGAGCTCCGGGTGTCCCCACCATTGGCACAGCCAGTGCCAGCATTGCACCAGGACTCACCGTGGACCAGACAGGCCACATAAGCTTCACCACATCTGACTACCTGAAGTCCAGCTTCTCTAAGACTGACTCAATTACCACTGGCACTGTTTCCTCCGTTAA TTATTGCGTCTCAAAGGAGCAGCTTGACGCTCCTGTGAGCTCTCACACACTTGACTGCTACAGCGAGTCAGTTTGCCCAACAAAAAG GAATGGCCTGCCACCAGATAAACCTGCCACCGACGATGTCAACCTCTACCAGAAATACATCGCCAG GTTTTCTGGAAGTCAACATTGTGGGCATGTTCACTGCGCCTACCAGTATAGGGAGCACTACCACTGCATGGATCCTGAGTGCAACTATCAG AGGTTTACCAGTAAACAGGATGTAATCAGGCACTACAACATGCACAAGAAGAGGGATAACTCCCTGCAGCATGGTTTCATGCGATTTAGCCCTCTGGATGACTGCAGCGTCTACTACCATGGCTGCCACCTTAATGGCAAAAGTACTCATTACCACTGCATGCAG GTGGGCTGTAGCAAGGTGTACACTAGCACCTCAGATGTAATGACTCACGAAAACTTTCATAAAAAGAACGCCCAGCTGATCAACGATGGCTTCCAGAGGTTCCGTGCGACCGAAGACTGCGGCACAGTCGGATGCCAGTTTTATGGGCAGAAGACGACGCACTTCCACTGCAG GCGCCCGGGCTGCACTTTCACCTTCAAGAACAAGTGTGATATCGAGAAGCACAAGAGCTACCACATCAAGGATGATGCTTATGCCAAAGATGGCTTCAAGAAATTCTACAAGTATGAGGAGTGCAAGTATGAGGGTTGCGTGTACAGCAAAGCTACCAACCATTTCCACTGTATCCGCTCGGGCTGTGGGTTCACCTTCACCTCCACCAGCCAGATGACCTCCCACAAGCGCAAACACGAGCGCCGGCACATTCGCTCCTCTGGTGTCATGGGCCTCTCCTCCACTTTCCTGGCTCCAAAAGATGAGCAGGAGGAATCGAGCAACGACGACTTAATGGACTTCTCGGCCATCAGCAGCAAGAATTCAAGTCTGAGTGCCTCGCCCACCACCCAGCAGTCCACCACTGTATCCCACCTCATGGCCACACCCACTACTGCTGTCTCTTCCTCCTCATCGGTGGGCCTAAACCTCAAGCCTACGCCCTCGCTGCCCAACGTGGGCCAGCGTATGTCCAACCTACTGTCCCAGGCCCTGCCCAGCAACATGCCAGTGGCCCTCTCTCTGTCCAACAGCACCATGGCTGCTTCAAGTCCTTTCTACCCACTCATACCCAGGTTGCCTCTCCAGCCGCCTCCACATGCAGCTGGCTTGTTATCAGCTGTCTCATCCGGGGCTCATTCCATGCCCACCAACTCGCTGACCCAAGGCTGCTCTACAGCGGGGTCAGATGGAGCCATGGCTTCTACACCGACCTCTTTCTCCAGCTCCTCCATTATGGAGAAGATCTCAGCCAGCAAAGGTCTGATATCACCCATGATGGCAAGATTGGCTGCTGCTGCACTGAAGCCAGCCAACGGTCCAGATGCAG GGAGCGGGCAGCCGGTCTCGGTCAGCCACTTCAATCTGGCTCAAGTGAAGCAAGAACCAACGGAAGCCACTTCAGGGGCCTCACAGGAGTCCACGCAGGAACATAGTCTGGACCTGAGCAAGAAAGACAACAG TAATGAATCAAATGGACATGCTGTACCAGGGAATGCATCTCTTTTATCCTCGCTTATGAATAAG ATGTCACAGGTGAACCCTGCCCTCTTTAACGCCATGCACCTGAAGACAGAGATGGAGGCCAGTGACACCACagaggcggctcagtacctgaCCCAAGCTCTGAAGAGGCCCCCGGCAGACAAACCCAGTGAAATCTGGAGGACTTACCTCCGCAG ATTTGACACAGATGACTTCTGTGAGGCTCAGTGTGACTTCCTCCAGAAAGTGCACTTTCACTGTCTGGTAGAGGACTGCGGCGCCCTTTTTAGTACTGTGGACGGAGCCATAAAACATGCAAA TTTCCACCTGCGAGCTACTCTGAAAGTCAAGTCGGAGCCTCCGTTCAGCGAGGGCAAGGCGTCCGGCGAAGGTGTTCCGCTGCGGCCCGCCGCCCCCGTCTCCATGGCCAACAACCCCTCGGTGGATGTGGCGCACCTCCCCTCCTCTGGTGGCTACAACTCGCCTCCCCCTTCGCTGCTGGCCTGGAAGCAGCTGACCGGCAGCATCCCCCAGATGCCCGCCTCCATGCCCAACCTGCCTGCCAACTCCCCTCTGGCCACCACCTCGCTAGAGAATGCCAAGCCCCAAGTCAAACCTGGTTTTCTGCAGTTCCAGGAAAA CGATCCTTGTTTGGCAACAGACTGCAAGTACTCAAACAAGTTCCACTTCCACTGTCTGTTCGGGAATTGCAAGTACGTGTGCAAGACCTCCGGCAAGGCCGAGTCCCACTGTTTGGACCACATCAACCCCAACAACAACCTGGTCAATGTCCGTGACCAGTTTTCCTACTACTCCCTTCAGTGTCTGTGTCCCAACCAG CACTGTGAATTCCGAATGCGGGGCCACTATCACTGCCTGCGGCCCGGCTGCTACTTCGTCACCAACATCACCACCAAGCTGCCGTGGCACGTTAAGAAGCATGAGAAGGCCGAGCGCCGTGCTGCCAATGGCTTCAAATATTTCACCAAAAGGGAGGAGTGTGGAAGGCTTG GTTGTAAATATAACCAAGTCAACAGCCACTTTCACTGCATCCGCGAAGGCTGCCTGTTCTCCTTCCTGCTCAAGCACCAAATGACCTCACATGCACGCAAACACATGAGGCGGATGCTGGGGAAGAACTTTGATCGTGTCCCATCCCAG GTGATCCCACTGAGCCAGAGAAGTGATGAGATGCATCATGGCTCTTGCATGGTGTCAGGAGCCATGACGGCTCACTCCGATATCTACTCCTCCGGCACCGTAGACGAGGGTGACGATTACGTCGACTACATGGGAGGAGGGGGCAGCCCATTAGGCATCTCCTCCGAGTCGTCCAATCAAGACCGTAGTTGCACCAGCACGCCCGTGGGCAATGATGGCTCCCCAGTAG GACAAGGCTGCCCCACCACTACCACCTCTGCTCCCACCACCCCTGCTGACACTAGCCAAACCGTTCCTCCTTCCtcacctcctcctgctcctcttccGCCTCCACCACTTCCACCTGCTCCTTCCGTTCCTCAAGCTGGCCTGCCGGCCCAGGCTACATCACTGTCCCCCGCTCTCCTCCGACCACCTCTGCCCTCGCTCCCATACCTCCTCTCTCCATCCTGTCTGTCATACTCTCTGCTCAGCGCCTCTCTGGGAGCCACTCTGAGTGTTGTCATGCCAACCAACACACCAGCTTACAGCCCCATCATTGCCACTCCGTCGCCAGTTAAAAATGACGTCCCAATAGTGCAGGACGCTGCAG GAAACACCATCTCCATCCCCACGGCCGCCGGAGCCAAGAAGCGCTTCTGGATCATCGAGGACATGTCCCCGTTCGGGAAGCGGCGAAAGACGGCGTCCTCACGCAAGATGCTGGATGAGGGAATGATGTTGGAGGGCTTCCGGCGCTACGACTTGTACGAAAACTGCAAAGACTCAGGGTGCCAGTTCTCCCTCAAGGTGACCCACTACCACTGCACCCGCGAGAACTGTGGCTACAAATTCTGCGGGCGCACCCACATGTACAAGCACGCCCAGCACCACGACCGCGTTGACAACCTGGTCTTAGATGACTTCAAGAGGTTCAAGTCCACACTAAGCTGCAACTTCCTGGATTGCCAGTTCTCCGGCAACAGTACCCACTTCCACTGCCTGCGCTGCGGCTTCCGCTGCACCGACAGCACCAAGGTGACGGCCCACCGCAAGCACCACGGCAAGCAGGACGTGATCAGCGCCGCCGGCTTCTGTCAGTTCAGCTCAAGTGTCGACTGCGAGATTCCCGACTGCAAATACAAGCTCAAGTGCTCCCACTTCCACTGCACCTTTCCTGAATGTAAGCACACGGTGGTGGGGATGTCCCAGATGGACTCCCACAAGCGCAAGCACGAGAAGCAGGAGCGGGGCGAGCTACCGTCCGTCTCGCCCAAACCGGACGCCGTGCCTCACCTGGCCTCCTCTGCGGGGGCTCAGGCCTCCCTGGCTCTGAACGCATCCCGCGGGCTGACCCGCCCCGGAAGCAACAGCATGGTGCCCTACTCGACGGGCGGCGGTGGCTCCGAGTACCACCACCCGTACCGACCGTCCTCCATCAACCTGGATGGCTCCCTCAACCTGGGCACGGACACCGCTAGCTCGCTTTTCTTCCTCAAAAACGCCACCGGGCTGGGTCTCAACGACTCTCTGGACCTGAGCAAGAAGATACACCAAGAGGCCATCCGACGCACACCCGGTCACAGCACGTCGCTGGGCATGCTGGCATCTCACGACGACACCACTGGAACCTCCGGGGAGGccgaggaggaagacgaggaagacgaggatgaggacgacgacgacgatgcgGAGGAAGAACTCAACACTGACTCAAACGATGATTCGGTGGCAGAGCCAGAAGAGGAGAAGGACAACGGGGAGAGTTACGGCGCTTCCGTTAACCACATTGACGCTTCCCAATTGAATAGACAAGATGGCAACCCGTAA